GCGCTCACTGGCCTTTTTGGAGATCACGGCGTCGGCGATGGCCACGTCTAGGTAGCGCCGCTCCTGTTCCACGTAAAGGCCTTCCGTGTTCTCCCGCACGATGATGAGGTCCACCCCAGGGCGGCTTCCCGGGATGGGACGGCTCTTGGCGGGACGGACGTTGGCGTAAAGGTCCAGCCGCCGCCTCAGGTAGCGGATGGCCCCGAAGAAGCCCGGTACCTTGCGGGTGGGGCTGGTGGCGGCCCCGAAGAGGGTGGCGTGGCAAGAGAGGATCTTCTCTACGGTTTCCTCAGGGACGGAGGTCCCTCTTCGCTCAAAGGTTTCCCAGCCGGCTTCGGCCTCCACGAACTCCAACGGGAGCCCGGTGGCCTCTAGGACTTTCCTGGCGGCGGGCACCACCTCGTGCCCGATGCCGTCTCCTTCAATCAAGCAGATGCGGTACGCCATCTTGCCTCCCGGTTAGGGGTATCCCCCCTCCATATACACTACACTGCTTTCGGCAGAGGAGGGTGGGGCTTAGGCCCGCAGGGCCAAGAGAAGCCAAACAAGGGCCAGATACAGGAGAACCCGCAATGCTTGCTCCCGGCGGGTGAGGCGCGGGCGGCTAGACTTTAGGGCCCCTTCCACCACCACCCCCCCGATGCCCAACAGGATGAAGAGGTCCCCCGGGCTCACCACCTTGCGCAAAGGGGGTAGAGGAATCACGTCCCCCAGGAAGGGGAGGCGGGTGGTCTCGTCTAACAGGGCGTGCACGGCATCGCCCTTGGCCTGGACAACGGGCACGAAGTCCCCGAGGCCTACCCGTTCCAGGGCCTCGGCGCTCACGGGCATGTGCCCCCCGTTGGCGAAAATGACGGCGGTATTAAGAAGGAGCCCCACCAGGACCAGGTAAAGGCTTTTGAGATGGCGGTTTTGGTAGAGGCCGTAGCCCACCAAGAGGAGGACCACCAACTTGGCCAAAGGCCCCGCCCACTCCGGTTGGAAAAGACCCCGGTAGGTGCCGTAGGCGAGCCCTCCCTCCACCAAGGCGGCGAGGAGGAAGGCCCAAGGGGCCTTTAGGTCTATCCCTCCGAGGTCCTTGGGCCGGACTCCGAGGGCGAGGGCGAGTCCGAGGCCAAAGAGAGCTGCGGCGAGGTAGAGCGTAATAAGGATCCCTCCTTTGCTGCGAGGTAGGTTTCCCGGTCACGCCAGATGGGGTTTTGCTCCCAAAGTTGGGTGAAGAGGCGGACCAGGTCGGGGTCAAACTGGCGGCCGGAGTTCTCTTGAACCTCCTTTAGGGCTTCCTCGGGCGTGAGTGCCTTCCGGTAAGGGCGCCCGGCGGTCATGGCCTCGTAGGCGTCCGCCAGGCCCACGATGCGGGCCTCGTCTGGGATGTTGTGCCCGGCGAGGCCCTTGGGATAGCCCCGCCCATCCCAGCGCTCGTGATGGTGGAGGATAACCCGGTAGACCAGGTCGTCAAAAGCTACTTTCCGGGCTGGGGAGAGGAGTTCCACCCCCTTTTGCGGATGGCTTTGGATAAGGGCGTACTCCGCGTCCGTGAGGTTTCCGGGCTTCAAGAGCACTGCTTCCGGGATGGCGATTTTGCCAATGTCGTGAAGCCTCGCCGCCCGGTAGATGTCCTGGGCCTTGGCCTGGTCCTTGTAGAAGGCCAGGGCCAGGTCCCGGGAGATATCCGCCACGCGCTCGGAGTGGAAGCGGGTTTCCTGCTCTTTGGCCTCCAGGGCGTTCATCAGGACTTCCAGGGTGGTATCAAAGGCCTGTTCTAGCCTGACCTTCTCATCCCAGTAGAAGCG
The window above is part of the Thermus hydrothermalis genome. Proteins encoded here:
- a CDS encoding DUF5317 domain-containing protein, with protein sequence MVEGGLAYGTYRGLFQPEWAGPLAKLVVLLLVGYGLYQNRHLKSLYLVLVGLLLNTAVIFANGGHMPVSAEALERVGLGDFVPVVQAKGDAVHALLDETTRLPFLGDVIPLPPLRKVVSPGDLFILLGIGGVVVEGALKSSRPRLTRREQALRVLLYLALVWLLLALRA
- a CDS encoding HD-GYP domain-containing protein → MRILLFVLGCFAAFAALEAYLFWQYKDKPLQLNIWDLIFWAGLVFWSVRVEVRLPLSAGMSQLFLFALALLILTPPWVAPLVAFLAQWGGSVWYKELFNRSQDGLATAFAALVWTFFQENPLWLGSWNLSAAFGIVLASLAFFVANIGSVTYIIHLDSGTPFTEVWRKNFNWLALSYILLSPLALLLARAYETPLIGNWGGWTVLMFLIPLYYSRFYWDEKVRLEQAFDTTLEVLMNALEAKEQETRFHSERVADISRDLALAFYKDQAKAQDIYRAARLHDIGKIAIPEAVLLKPGNLTDAEYALIQSHPQKGVELLSPARKVAFDDLVYRVILHHHERWDGRGYPKGLAGHNIPDEARIVGLADAYEAMTAGRPYRKALTPEEALKEVQENSGRQFDPDLVRLFTQLWEQNPIWRDRETYLAAKEGSLLRSTSPQLSLASDSPSPSESGPRTSEG